CAGATTTGACCCCAAATCTTCAGCATCGGGGCGGTTCGGGTCGGTCATCGGTCAGGGCGCGGGCGGTTGCAGCAGCGGCGCAGTATGCCAGTACACCCTGCCCTCGCATTCGCTCAGCCGCACCTTCACCAGCGGCCCGCGCCCCGGCCCGCCGACGCAGCAGCCGGTGTCCGGCTCGAACACCGCGCCGTGCGTGGCGCAGACCAGAAGCAGCCCATCGGCATCGAAGAAATGGCCTTCGCGGTAGTCCAGCTCGCTGCGCACGTGGCTGCAGCGGTTCAGGTAGGCATGCACCTGCCCGCGCCAGCGTACCGCGAAGGCGCGCAGCCGCTCGCCGCGGTAGACGACGTCGAAGGCCACGCCGGTGCCGCCATCGCCGAGCGCGCCGCTGTCGCACAGGTAGATGCGCTCCGGTCGCGGCTCGGCGGGCGCCATCACGCGTGCTCCGCCAGCCAGGCGTCGAGCCGCGCGACGGTGGGGGCGACGAAGAGCGGCGCGAGCGCGGCGAAACCGTCGCTCGCGTGCGCGCCATAGGCCACGGCCACGCTCGGGCAGCCGGCGTTGCGCGCCATCTCCAGGTCGTGCGTGGTGTCGCCGACCATGAGCACGCGCTCGGGCGGCACGTCGAGCTCGGCCATGAGTTCGCTGAGCATCAGCGGATCGGGCTTGCCCGCCGTCTCGTCGGCGGTTCGCGAGGCGTCGAATACACCGCGCAGCTGCGCCGTGGCCAGTGCCTGATCCAGCCCCCGGCGGCTCTTGCCGGTGGCCACGGCCAGCAGATGGCCGCTGTGCCGCAGGTGGTCGAGCATGGGCAGCACGCCATCGAACAGGCTCAGGTCGTCCTGGTGCTGCACGTAGTGCACGCGGTAGCGGTTGGCGAGTTCGGGGTATTTGCTGGGCGGCACGTCCGGC
This portion of the Comamonas flocculans genome encodes:
- a CDS encoding Rieske (2Fe-2S) protein gives rise to the protein MAPAEPRPERIYLCDSGALGDGGTGVAFDVVYRGERLRAFAVRWRGQVHAYLNRCSHVRSELDYREGHFFDADGLLLVCATHGAVFEPDTGCCVGGPGRGPLVKVRLSECEGRVYWHTAPLLQPPAP
- a CDS encoding HAD family hydrolase, with translation MTSSISRRFDLIAFDWDGTLFDSTQLIVRCIQEAVRDVGGTVPSPDAAAWVIGMALPQALARAAPDVPPSKYPELANRYRVHYVQHQDDLSLFDGVLPMLDHLRHSGHLLAVATGKSRRGLDQALATAQLRGVFDASRTADETAGKPDPLMLSELMAELDVPPERVLMVGDTTHDLEMARNAGCPSVAVAYGAHASDGFAALAPLFVAPTVARLDAWLAEHA